Proteins from a single region of Microbacterium sp. zg-Y818:
- a CDS encoding sugar ABC transporter permease, whose protein sequence is MTTTTKRRGSLARVETRQALGFASPALVGLALFTIVPVGLSIVMSVFDWPTFGERTFTGADNYATLFTASPDFWPALRNSAVYTLLYVPLSVALSLVLAIGLGPRIRGRGALRVLFFIPVVVPMVANVLVWKMMLQPQGLFNGIAQGWFGVGLPNFLADPFWAMMMVVAMSVWQGLGYNMLIFSAALEQLPDSVLEAASIDGARGFRLVWSVMIPMISPAIFFATIMTMITSLQVFAQPQLLTGGGPGNATKPLVMFIWEQGFTFGDLGLAAAAAWILFAIIIAITGMQFAAQRKWVHYEH, encoded by the coding sequence ATGACGACCACGACGAAACGTCGCGGGTCGCTCGCCAGGGTCGAGACCCGCCAGGCGCTGGGCTTTGCAAGCCCAGCCCTGGTGGGCCTCGCCCTGTTCACGATCGTGCCTGTCGGGCTGTCGATCGTGATGAGCGTCTTCGACTGGCCGACCTTCGGTGAGCGCACCTTCACAGGCGCCGACAACTACGCGACTCTGTTCACCGCGAGCCCCGACTTCTGGCCGGCGCTTCGGAACTCCGCCGTCTACACGCTGCTGTACGTGCCGCTGAGCGTCGCGCTCTCGCTCGTGCTGGCGATCGGCCTGGGCCCTCGCATCCGCGGCCGCGGCGCACTGCGGGTGCTGTTCTTCATTCCGGTCGTCGTGCCGATGGTGGCGAACGTCCTGGTGTGGAAGATGATGCTGCAGCCGCAAGGCCTGTTCAACGGCATCGCCCAGGGCTGGTTCGGGGTCGGTCTGCCCAACTTCCTCGCCGATCCCTTCTGGGCGATGATGATGGTCGTCGCGATGAGCGTGTGGCAAGGGCTCGGCTACAACATGCTGATCTTCTCGGCCGCCCTCGAGCAGCTGCCCGACAGCGTGCTGGAAGCCGCGAGCATCGACGGCGCGAGGGGGTTCCGGCTCGTGTGGAGCGTCATGATCCCGATGATCTCGCCTGCCATATTCTTCGCCACGATCATGACGATGATCACCTCACTGCAGGTCTTCGCGCAGCCGCAGCTGCTCACCGGGGGCGGGCCGGGCAACGCCACGAAGCCCCTCGTGATGTTCATCTGGGAGCAAGGGTTCACGTTCGGCGATCTCGGGCTCGCCGCAGCGGCGGCCTGGATCCTCTTCGCGATCATCATCGCCATCACCGGCATGCAGTTCGCCGCTCAGCGGAAGTGGGTGCACTATGAGCACTGA
- a CDS encoding ROK family transcriptional regulator, with the protein MPHSSHSSASDDLLGRRILDLVSRGEARSRSELAALLGLAPSTIGLRVQALLDAGMLCERGEGTSRGGRRPRLLDIPDDAGVVLTADLGGQHARIGMHRLSGALLATRAIPVTLADGPEPTLDAVAAVFDELSRDTSVRAIGMSLPGPVDVSAGTVHQPSRMPGWPGFRVGDHLNARYGVTVAVDNDANLAALGEHREQFGSVGHSITVKAGTAIGSGVIIDGAVHRGATSAAGDITHTRIDASGDLPCSCGNTGCLETVASGASLVRQMRERGRDDVATTADVLALARDADPEATTLVRTAGTHLGQALSGVVNFFNPDAVFLTGSMSASEPFIAAVRSRVYEACHPLATQRLRIEAARTGADAILYGAARWALDNLELPAGSA; encoded by the coding sequence ATGCCCCACAGCAGCCACAGCTCCGCCTCCGACGACCTCCTCGGCCGGCGCATCCTCGACCTGGTGTCCCGCGGCGAGGCGCGCTCCCGGTCCGAGCTCGCCGCGCTTCTCGGCCTCGCCCCGTCGACGATCGGCCTGCGCGTGCAGGCGCTCTTGGATGCCGGCATGCTCTGCGAGCGCGGCGAGGGGACCTCGCGCGGCGGACGGCGACCCCGCCTGCTGGACATCCCCGATGACGCCGGCGTCGTGCTCACGGCTGATCTCGGCGGCCAGCACGCCCGCATCGGCATGCACCGTCTCAGCGGGGCACTGTTGGCCACCCGCGCCATTCCGGTGACGCTCGCCGACGGACCGGAGCCCACTCTCGACGCGGTCGCCGCAGTGTTCGACGAGCTGTCGCGCGACACGTCGGTGCGCGCGATCGGCATGAGCCTGCCTGGTCCCGTCGATGTGTCAGCAGGCACCGTGCACCAGCCGTCCCGCATGCCGGGGTGGCCCGGCTTCCGGGTCGGCGACCATCTGAACGCCCGCTACGGGGTGACCGTCGCCGTCGACAACGATGCCAACCTCGCCGCGCTCGGAGAGCATCGGGAACAGTTCGGATCCGTCGGGCACAGCATCACGGTCAAGGCCGGCACCGCGATCGGCAGCGGCGTGATCATCGACGGCGCCGTGCACCGTGGCGCCACGTCGGCCGCCGGAGACATCACCCACACGCGCATCGACGCCAGCGGCGACCTGCCCTGCTCATGCGGCAACACGGGCTGCCTCGAGACGGTGGCCAGCGGTGCGAGCCTCGTGCGGCAGATGCGCGAGCGCGGCAGGGACGACGTCGCCACCACGGCGGACGTGCTCGCGCTGGCCCGCGACGCCGATCCCGAGGCGACGACCCTGGTGCGGACGGCGGGCACCCACCTCGGGCAGGCCCTGTCTGGAGTGGTCAACTTCTTCAACCCCGACGCCGTCTTCCTCACCGGCAGCATGAGCGCGTCGGAGCCGTTCATCGCCGCGGTGCGCAGCCGCGTCTACGAGGCGTGCCACCCCCTGGCCACTCAGCGGCTGCGCATCGAGGCCGCCCGCACCGGTGCCGACGCGATCCTCTACGGCGCCGCCCGCTGGGCCCTGGACAACCTCGAGCTCCCCGCGGGCAGCGCCTGA
- a CDS encoding sugar ABC transporter substrate-binding protein, which yields MNRMRMGGVAAATGVALVLTGCAGGSDAGGSDGDKPTIVVDMWAGSESDTEALEAQVAIAQEQNPDVNIKLQTAPWGDFFTKLTTNMASGNMACITGMSGAQLGGYTAGFRALSDEDLTTAGLDLADFNPGADGIMSFEGELYGMPFDVATMLVYYNQDLLSASGAATPEIGWTFDDFEQIATSATADGKYGFGMGMGGYQWMSLPIAKSGTQPASEDGALRIDAPEFVEAASWFAGLVTDLGVAAPVASASDTGWGETQYTGGNAAMAVDGTWNAVGYLENESGFAAGMAPLPTGENGNAGPILGSGYGISATCEHPEEALKVLGSLLSKDAQDYIASSGRSYPARIESQPLYFESIDEKYRDHVKSVFESAFASTVPMYMTQNWAKLESYIQPNLVSVYSGQTTMADMLESAQAQFGN from the coding sequence ATGAACAGAATGCGCATGGGCGGGGTGGCTGCGGCCACCGGTGTGGCCCTGGTGCTGACGGGATGTGCGGGCGGATCCGACGCCGGTGGATCCGACGGCGACAAGCCCACCATCGTCGTGGACATGTGGGCCGGCAGCGAGTCGGACACCGAGGCGCTGGAGGCGCAGGTGGCCATCGCCCAGGAGCAGAACCCCGACGTGAATATCAAGCTGCAGACCGCTCCGTGGGGCGACTTCTTCACGAAGCTCACGACCAACATGGCCAGCGGCAACATGGCCTGCATCACGGGCATGAGCGGCGCGCAGCTGGGTGGGTACACCGCAGGCTTCCGCGCCCTCTCCGACGAGGACCTCACCACCGCGGGTCTCGACCTTGCGGACTTCAACCCGGGCGCCGACGGCATCATGAGCTTCGAAGGCGAGCTCTACGGCATGCCGTTCGATGTCGCCACGATGCTCGTCTACTACAACCAGGACCTCCTCTCGGCTTCCGGTGCTGCGACGCCCGAGATCGGCTGGACGTTCGACGACTTCGAGCAGATCGCCACCTCCGCCACCGCCGACGGCAAGTACGGCTTCGGCATGGGCATGGGCGGGTACCAGTGGATGTCGCTTCCGATCGCGAAGTCGGGCACGCAGCCGGCATCCGAGGACGGCGCGCTGCGCATCGACGCCCCGGAGTTCGTCGAGGCCGCATCGTGGTTCGCGGGCCTGGTCACCGACCTGGGCGTCGCAGCCCCGGTGGCTTCGGCGTCCGACACGGGCTGGGGTGAGACGCAGTACACCGGTGGCAACGCCGCCATGGCGGTCGACGGCACCTGGAACGCGGTCGGCTACCTGGAGAACGAGTCCGGCTTCGCGGCCGGCATGGCGCCGCTGCCGACGGGAGAGAACGGCAACGCCGGTCCGATCCTGGGTTCCGGGTACGGCATCTCCGCGACATGCGAGCACCCCGAAGAGGCGCTGAAGGTGCTGGGGTCGCTGCTGAGCAAGGACGCGCAGGACTACATCGCATCGTCCGGCCGCTCGTACCCGGCGCGCATCGAGTCGCAGCCGCTGTACTTCGAGTCGATCGACGAGAAGTACCGCGACCACGTCAAGAGCGTCTTCGAGTCGGCGTTCGCCTCGACCGTGCCGATGTACATGACGCAGAACTGGGCGAAGCTCGAGAGCTACATCCAGCCCAACCTCGTCAGCGTCTACAGCGGTCAGACGACGATGGCCGACATGCTCGAAAGCGCCCAGGCGCAGTTCGGCAACTGA
- a CDS encoding carbohydrate ABC transporter permease translates to MSTETETRTLLLGTDDEFVREETGRRGAIARTRGERVRLVIAHVFVYLAAAVFVAPLVYAFFSALKPNIEIFSMPPTLIGSQIKWGNFAEVFAYGPFWTYIGNSLFVAVAGTLVVLIVSTTAGYAFGRLRWKGRDAVFLLFLATLMVPAEVLVIPMFQVMQWFGWVNTYQALILPFAFTAFGTFLMRQFFRGIPFELEEAARVDGAGPVRTFLQIILPLSKSAVAVLSVFTFLSFWNSYLWPLIVTVDYASLGTLPVGLASFSGLTGTRWDLQMAAAIISMIPTTLLVIVLQKHLVKGIAMAGLGGR, encoded by the coding sequence ATGAGCACTGAAACCGAGACCCGCACTCTGCTCCTGGGAACCGACGATGAGTTCGTCCGCGAGGAGACCGGCCGCCGCGGGGCGATCGCCCGCACGCGCGGCGAACGTGTGCGGCTGGTCATCGCCCACGTCTTCGTCTATCTGGCCGCCGCGGTGTTCGTCGCGCCGCTGGTGTACGCCTTCTTCTCGGCACTCAAGCCCAACATCGAGATCTTCTCGATGCCGCCGACCCTCATCGGCTCGCAGATCAAGTGGGGCAACTTCGCCGAGGTCTTCGCCTACGGACCGTTCTGGACCTACATCGGCAACTCGCTGTTCGTCGCCGTCGCCGGCACGCTGGTCGTGCTGATCGTGTCGACGACCGCCGGCTACGCCTTCGGCCGTCTGCGGTGGAAGGGTCGGGATGCCGTCTTCCTGCTGTTCCTGGCCACCCTCATGGTGCCGGCAGAGGTGCTCGTGATCCCCATGTTCCAGGTCATGCAGTGGTTCGGGTGGGTCAACACCTACCAGGCGCTCATCCTGCCCTTCGCCTTCACCGCGTTCGGCACGTTCCTGATGCGCCAGTTCTTCCGCGGCATCCCCTTCGAACTCGAAGAGGCGGCCCGTGTGGATGGTGCCGGGCCCGTTCGCACCTTCCTGCAGATCATCCTGCCGCTGTCGAAATCCGCCGTGGCGGTGCTGTCGGTGTTCACGTTCTTGTCCTTCTGGAACAGCTACCTGTGGCCGCTGATCGTCACGGTGGACTACGCCTCGCTCGGCACGCTGCCGGTGGGACTGGCCAGCTTCTCGGGCCTCACCGGCACCCGCTGGGACCTGCAGATGGCGGCGGCGATCATCTCGATGATCCCGACGACTCTGCTGGTGATCGTCCTGCAGAAGCATCTCGTCAAGGGCATCGCCATGGCCGGGCTGGGCGGCCGATGA
- the adhE gene encoding bifunctional acetaldehyde-CoA/alcohol dehydrogenase produces MSPEIDALVARAQDALTAYARYTQEQIDHIVRKASVAALSRHADLAVMAVEETGRGLFEDKAVKNMFACEHVTHSIIKQRTVGVISVDDITGITEIAEPVGVVCGITPVTNPTSTTIFKSLIALKTRNPIVFAFHPSAQRCSVAAATVVRDAAIAAGAPADCIQWIEAPSLAASGELMNHPGVALILATGGNGMVRAAYSCGKPALGVGAGNVPAFIERSAKVGRAVNDVVLSKSFDNGMVCASEQAVILDEPIAEEALAEFARLHAHVVNADEKRMLEELIFGVSAQDASCAEAKLNAAVVGQPAAKIAQMAGFTVPEDTSILLAEVSGVGPHEPLTREKLAPVLAVLRAADAQEGIDLAEQMVAFDGLGHSGAVHSSDPAVIADFADRVKAVRIIENAPAALGGIGDIYNAFMPSLTLGCGSYGRNSVADNVSAVHLLNIKRVGRRNNNLQWFKVPAKTYFEPNALRYLIDMKGIERVTIVTDATMTKLGFVDRVLDVLGRRPRRVHLQIIDDVLPEPTVASVQHGAAKMREFQPDTIIALGGGSPMDAAKVMWLLYENPDVHFSDMREKFFDVRKRAFRFPELGAKAKLVCVPTTSGTGSEMTPFAVITDDETGMKYPLADYALTPSVAIVDPLLTAALPAFLVADAGFDALTHATEAYVSVYANDFTDGLALHAIKLIFENIVRSSQAEPGSKNAADAEAREKMHNAASIAGMAFGNAFLGIVHAMAHVTGSKFHLVHGRTNAIYLPHVIRYNGQVPAKVTGWPKYERYVAPERYQQIAAHLGLPASTPDEGVESYARAVEELRAAVGIEDSFQAQGVPEESFIGRLEELAMAAYGDQCAPANPRMPLLADMRTLMEAAYYGTSYAEVRAQRAQTAVAAATVDTQAAAEEPAAEDATPGRKKAAR; encoded by the coding sequence ATGTCCCCCGAGATCGATGCACTGGTGGCCCGCGCACAGGACGCGCTGACCGCGTACGCGCGGTACACGCAGGAGCAGATCGACCACATCGTGCGCAAGGCATCGGTCGCGGCGCTGAGCCGCCACGCGGACCTCGCGGTGATGGCCGTCGAAGAGACCGGCCGAGGCCTCTTCGAAGACAAAGCGGTGAAGAACATGTTCGCGTGCGAGCACGTCACCCACTCGATCATCAAGCAGCGCACCGTGGGGGTCATCTCGGTCGACGACATCACCGGGATCACCGAGATCGCCGAACCCGTGGGCGTCGTGTGCGGCATCACGCCGGTGACGAACCCGACCTCCACGACCATCTTCAAGTCGCTCATCGCTCTTAAGACCCGCAACCCCATCGTCTTCGCCTTCCACCCGTCGGCGCAGCGCTGCTCGGTCGCCGCCGCCACCGTCGTGCGCGACGCGGCGATCGCCGCCGGAGCGCCGGCCGACTGCATCCAGTGGATCGAGGCACCCTCGCTCGCGGCGTCCGGTGAGCTGATGAACCACCCCGGGGTCGCCCTCATCCTCGCCACCGGCGGTAACGGCATGGTCCGCGCCGCCTACTCCTGCGGCAAGCCGGCGCTCGGCGTCGGCGCCGGCAACGTGCCCGCGTTCATCGAGCGCAGCGCCAAGGTCGGCCGGGCCGTCAACGACGTCGTGCTGTCGAAGTCCTTCGACAACGGCATGGTGTGCGCCAGTGAGCAGGCGGTCATCCTCGACGAGCCCATCGCCGAGGAGGCGCTGGCCGAGTTCGCGCGCCTGCATGCCCACGTCGTGAACGCCGACGAGAAGCGGATGCTGGAGGAGCTGATCTTCGGCGTGAGCGCGCAGGATGCCTCGTGCGCCGAAGCAAAGCTCAACGCCGCCGTCGTGGGGCAGCCCGCGGCGAAGATCGCGCAGATGGCCGGGTTCACCGTTCCCGAGGACACCTCGATCCTGCTCGCCGAGGTCAGCGGGGTCGGACCCCACGAGCCCTTGACCCGCGAGAAGCTGGCCCCCGTGCTGGCGGTGCTGCGCGCGGCCGACGCCCAGGAGGGCATCGACCTGGCCGAGCAGATGGTGGCCTTCGACGGGCTCGGGCACTCCGGCGCCGTGCACAGCAGCGATCCTGCCGTCATCGCCGACTTCGCCGACCGGGTGAAGGCGGTGCGCATCATCGAGAACGCGCCGGCGGCCCTCGGCGGCATCGGCGACATCTACAACGCCTTCATGCCTTCGCTGACCCTCGGCTGCGGCTCGTACGGGCGCAACTCGGTCGCGGACAACGTCTCGGCGGTGCACCTGCTCAACATCAAGCGGGTGGGGCGTCGCAACAACAACCTGCAGTGGTTCAAGGTACCGGCCAAGACGTACTTCGAGCCGAACGCGCTGCGGTACCTCATCGACATGAAGGGCATCGAACGGGTGACGATCGTCACGGACGCGACGATGACCAAGCTGGGCTTCGTGGACCGGGTGCTCGACGTGCTCGGCCGCCGTCCCCGCCGCGTCCACCTGCAGATCATCGACGATGTCCTTCCGGAGCCGACGGTCGCCAGCGTGCAGCACGGCGCCGCGAAGATGCGGGAGTTCCAGCCCGACACCATCATCGCCCTCGGCGGCGGCTCGCCGATGGATGCCGCGAAGGTCATGTGGCTGCTCTACGAGAACCCCGATGTGCACTTCTCCGACATGCGGGAGAAGTTCTTCGATGTGCGCAAGCGCGCGTTCCGCTTCCCCGAGCTCGGTGCGAAGGCGAAGCTCGTGTGCGTGCCGACGACCTCGGGGACGGGGTCTGAGATGACGCCCTTCGCGGTGATCACCGATGATGAGACCGGCATGAAGTACCCCTTGGCCGATTACGCGCTGACCCCTTCGGTCGCGATCGTGGATCCGCTGCTGACTGCAGCTCTGCCCGCGTTCCTCGTCGCAGATGCCGGCTTCGACGCGCTGACCCACGCAACCGAGGCCTATGTGTCCGTGTACGCGAACGACTTCACCGACGGGCTGGCGCTGCACGCGATCAAGCTCATCTTCGAGAACATCGTGCGCAGCTCGCAGGCAGAGCCGGGAAGCAAGAATGCGGCAGACGCGGAGGCGCGCGAGAAGATGCACAATGCCGCGTCGATCGCCGGCATGGCGTTCGGTAACGCCTTCCTCGGAATCGTCCACGCGATGGCCCACGTCACCGGCTCGAAGTTCCACCTGGTGCACGGGCGCACGAACGCGATCTACCTGCCTCACGTGATCCGTTACAACGGCCAGGTCCCGGCGAAGGTCACCGGGTGGCCGAAGTACGAGCGCTACGTCGCCCCCGAGCGGTACCAGCAGATCGCCGCCCACCTGGGACTGCCGGCATCCACCCCGGACGAGGGTGTCGAGTCCTATGCCCGCGCCGTCGAGGAGCTGCGCGCAGCGGTGGGCATCGAGGACTCGTTCCAGGCGCAGGGAGTGCCGGAGGAATCCTTCATCGGGCGCCTCGAGGAGCTCGCGATGGCCGCCTACGGCGACCAGTGCGCACCGGCCAACCCGCGCATGCCGCTGCTGGCGGACATGCGCACGCTCATGGAGGCGGCCTACTACGGCACGTCCTACGCGGAGGTGCGGGCGCAGCGCGCGCAGACGGCCGTCGCTGCGGCGACCGTCGACACGCAGGCGGCTGCCGAGGAGCCGGCCGCCGAAGACGCGACGCCCGGACGCAAGAAGGCCGCGCGCTGA
- a CDS encoding M81 family metallopeptidase — protein sequence MHRDGLERPRIGIGGISIESSTFSPHVSGDEAFTIRSGAELLAYYPFLAEGEQLRDAAEWVPLTHGRSLPGGAVAPQTYARMKRAIVDGIRAQGPFDAFFFDIHGAMSVVGMDDAEGDLALAVREALGPDTLVSTSMDLHGNVSDALFDTVDLLTCYRMAPHEDWMNTKQRAVHNLLARLRGPHGADPDARRPLKAWVRVPVLLPGEKTSTRIDPARSVYALVPEVEELDGVLDAAVWVGYAWADEPRCHATVIVTGDDGAVIAREAERIARRYWDVRADFAFVGPTASLDEALDEALADGAPRPYVISDSGDNPTAGGAGDVSWTLGRLLERPDLRDPAKTVLVASVFDPAAVGAAASAGVGATVTLSVGGRVDAGPRGPVEITGEVFSVTPGDPVAGTQVVVRSGAVHAIVTERRKPFHHLDDFRMLGLDPHSADIVIVKIGYLEPELYDLAAGWTIALTPGGVDQDLLRLGHSRLRPGVYPFDVTEGEPDLAALVTRRRGEEVRA from the coding sequence GTGCACCGCGACGGCCTCGAGCGCCCGCGCATCGGCATCGGCGGCATCTCCATCGAATCGAGCACCTTCTCGCCGCACGTCTCGGGCGATGAAGCCTTCACGATCCGCAGCGGCGCCGAGCTGCTGGCCTACTATCCGTTCCTCGCCGAGGGGGAGCAGCTGCGCGACGCGGCGGAGTGGGTGCCTCTGACACACGGCCGTTCGCTTCCCGGCGGCGCGGTCGCGCCGCAGACCTATGCACGCATGAAGCGCGCGATCGTCGACGGCATCCGCGCCCAGGGACCGTTCGACGCGTTCTTCTTCGACATCCACGGGGCGATGAGCGTGGTCGGCATGGACGACGCCGAGGGTGACCTCGCGCTCGCCGTGCGGGAGGCACTCGGTCCCGACACGCTGGTGTCGACGTCGATGGACCTGCACGGCAACGTCTCGGATGCACTGTTCGACACCGTCGACCTGCTGACCTGCTACCGCATGGCACCCCACGAGGACTGGATGAACACCAAGCAGCGCGCGGTGCACAACCTGCTCGCGCGTCTGCGGGGGCCGCACGGCGCCGATCCCGACGCCCGCCGGCCACTGAAGGCGTGGGTGCGGGTTCCGGTGCTGCTGCCGGGGGAGAAGACGAGCACCCGCATCGATCCGGCCCGGTCGGTGTACGCGCTCGTCCCCGAGGTCGAGGAGCTCGACGGTGTGCTCGACGCCGCCGTCTGGGTGGGCTACGCGTGGGCGGACGAGCCCCGGTGCCACGCGACGGTGATCGTGACCGGCGACGACGGTGCGGTGATCGCCCGCGAGGCCGAGCGCATCGCGCGGCGCTATTGGGACGTGCGCGCAGACTTCGCCTTCGTCGGCCCCACGGCAAGCCTCGACGAGGCGCTGGACGAGGCCCTGGCCGACGGCGCCCCGCGCCCGTACGTCATCTCGGACTCCGGCGACAACCCGACCGCCGGCGGCGCCGGCGACGTCTCGTGGACCCTCGGCCGTCTGCTCGAGCGGCCGGACCTCCGAGACCCCGCAAAGACGGTGCTCGTCGCATCGGTCTTCGATCCCGCCGCCGTGGGCGCCGCGGCATCTGCCGGCGTCGGAGCGACGGTGACGCTTTCGGTGGGCGGTCGGGTGGATGCCGGCCCCCGCGGACCCGTTGAGATCACCGGCGAGGTCTTCTCGGTGACGCCCGGCGACCCGGTTGCGGGCACCCAGGTCGTGGTGCGCTCCGGAGCCGTGCACGCCATCGTGACCGAGCGACGCAAGCCCTTCCACCATCTCGACGATTTCCGCATGCTGGGGCTCGATCCGCATTCCGCCGACATCGTGATCGTGAAGATCGGCTACCTGGAGCCGGAGCTGTACGACCTGGCCGCCGGATGGACGATCGCGCTGACGCCCGGCGGGGTCGATCAGGATCTGCTGCGGCTCGGGCACTCGAGGCTGCGCCCGGGGGTCTACCCCTTCGACGTCACCGAGGGCGAGCCGGACCTGGCAGCCCTCGTCACCCGCCGACGCGGCGAGGAGGTCCGCGCATGA
- a CDS encoding alpha-L-fucosidase, whose protein sequence is MRQQWFDEARFGMFVHFGLYSAAARHEWVQNYERLTDEDYRQYFEHFDPDRFDAGALARQAKRASMGYVVLTTKHHEGFALWDTALSDFDSVTACGRDLVREYVDALRAEGLRVGFYHSVIDWHHPDFTVDWNHPRRGDADVAALNAGRDMDRYRAFLHGQVRELLTGYGPIDYLFFDFTYPHDRDGLAGKGPEDWDAEGLLALCRSLQPQMLVNDRLGIPADFVTPEQYQPTSPLMRDGRPLVWEACQTMNGAWGYDRDNDDQKPVDLLVRMLVDSVSMDGNMLLNIGPDGRGAIAPRDCAALDEIGEWMQLHRDAVVGAGHAPFAPPREGVYTRRGNRLYLHLFTWPLGFVHLAGLAGKVTYARFLHDGSWLRTSVADPDQVADLMTPEGEPEGTLTVHLPVARPDVVLPVIELTLAD, encoded by the coding sequence ATGAGGCAGCAGTGGTTCGACGAGGCCCGATTCGGCATGTTCGTGCACTTCGGGCTGTACAGCGCCGCAGCCCGGCACGAGTGGGTGCAGAACTACGAGCGTCTCACCGACGAGGACTACCGGCAGTACTTCGAGCACTTCGACCCCGACCGGTTCGACGCTGGTGCACTGGCGCGGCAGGCCAAGCGCGCCAGCATGGGGTACGTCGTGCTGACGACGAAGCACCACGAGGGTTTCGCCCTGTGGGACACCGCGCTGAGCGATTTCGACTCGGTGACCGCCTGCGGCCGCGACCTCGTGCGCGAGTACGTCGACGCGTTGCGGGCGGAAGGACTGCGTGTCGGGTTCTACCACTCGGTGATCGACTGGCATCACCCCGACTTCACCGTCGATTGGAACCACCCCCGCCGGGGCGACGCCGATGTCGCCGCGCTCAACGCCGGCCGCGACATGGATCGCTACCGTGCGTTCCTCCACGGGCAGGTGCGGGAGCTCCTGACCGGGTACGGTCCGATCGACTACCTGTTCTTCGACTTCACCTACCCCCACGACCGTGACGGACTGGCGGGCAAGGGCCCGGAGGACTGGGACGCCGAAGGGCTGCTGGCCCTATGCCGCTCGCTGCAGCCGCAGATGCTCGTCAACGACCGTCTCGGAATCCCGGCCGACTTCGTCACGCCGGAGCAGTACCAGCCCACGTCTCCGCTGATGCGCGACGGCCGGCCGCTCGTGTGGGAGGCGTGCCAGACGATGAACGGGGCGTGGGGGTACGACCGGGACAACGACGACCAGAAGCCGGTCGACCTGCTCGTGCGGATGCTGGTCGACTCGGTGTCGATGGACGGCAACATGCTGCTGAACATCGGACCCGACGGGCGCGGGGCCATCGCGCCACGGGATTGCGCCGCGCTCGACGAGATCGGCGAGTGGATGCAGCTGCACCGCGACGCCGTCGTCGGCGCCGGTCACGCCCCGTTCGCGCCGCCGCGCGAGGGCGTGTACACGCGACGGGGCAACCGCCTCTACCTGCATCTGTTCACGTGGCCGCTGGGGTTCGTGCATCTGGCGGGTCTCGCGGGAAAGGTGACGTACGCCCGGTTCCTGCACGACGGGTCCTGGCTGCGCACCTCGGTGGCCGACCCCGACCAGGTCGCCGACCTCATGACGCCCGAGGGCGAGCCGGAGGGCACCCTGACCGTGCATCTCCCGGTCGCCCGCCCCGACGTCGTGCTCCCGGTCATCGAGCTCACGCTGGCGGACTGA
- a CDS encoding ROK family protein — MSAANGRVVAGIDIGGTKTAAVLIAADGTVIARATRGTPAREGGAAMSEAAACMVEEMYGSSGVRADAVGVGAAGVVDPDTGTIRAASDTFTDWAGFALGERLSARLSLPVKVENDVNAFLLGERAWGAARGSDVLGVMLGTGVGGALVLGGRLRHGPHGAAGEIGHTPGYGDLPCTCGLTGHLETIASGTSIARRYGAATGSPVESARVVAQRARAGDPDALAVFADAGRAVALACVSAATLVDLPLAVVGGGVVGAWDLLEPAVQSTLATDPPVSGVPLRIVPGALRSDAVVLGAAALVASPFSSPSTESENNRGIAS, encoded by the coding sequence ATGAGCGCGGCGAACGGTCGCGTCGTCGCGGGCATCGACATCGGCGGCACGAAGACCGCCGCCGTGCTCATCGCCGCAGACGGGACGGTGATCGCCCGGGCGACGCGGGGCACGCCGGCGCGCGAGGGCGGGGCGGCCATGAGCGAGGCCGCCGCCTGCATGGTGGAGGAGATGTACGGGTCTTCCGGTGTGCGCGCCGACGCGGTCGGCGTCGGGGCCGCGGGGGTGGTCGACCCCGACACGGGCACGATCCGCGCGGCATCCGACACGTTCACCGACTGGGCGGGCTTTGCCCTGGGCGAGCGCCTGTCCGCTCGGCTGTCGCTGCCGGTGAAGGTGGAGAACGACGTGAACGCGTTCCTCCTCGGCGAGCGGGCCTGGGGCGCCGCGCGCGGGTCGGATGTGCTGGGAGTCATGCTGGGCACCGGCGTCGGCGGCGCGCTGGTGCTGGGCGGGCGGCTGCGCCACGGTCCGCACGGGGCCGCCGGTGAGATCGGGCACACGCCCGGCTACGGCGATCTGCCGTGCACATGCGGACTCACCGGCCACCTGGAGACGATCGCCTCTGGCACCTCCATCGCGCGGCGCTATGGGGCGGCGACCGGCAGCCCCGTGGAATCGGCGCGTGTCGTCGCCCAGCGGGCGCGCGCGGGCGACCCCGACGCACTGGCGGTCTTCGCCGACGCGGGGAGAGCCGTCGCGCTGGCCTGTGTGTCCGCGGCCACACTCGTCGATCTGCCCCTCGCGGTGGTCGGCGGCGGCGTCGTCGGCGCCTGGGACCTCCTGGAGCCGGCGGTCCAGAGCACGCTTGCCACCGACCCGCCCGTCTCGGGAGTGCCGCTGCGCATCGTGCCCGGTGCGCTGCGCTCGGATGCCGTGGTGCTCGGCGCTGCGGCGCTCGTCGCCTCACCCTTTTCATCCCCGTCGACCGAAAGCGAGAACAACCGTGGCATCGCGTCCTGA